A window of Natrinema versiforme contains these coding sequences:
- the tbsP gene encoding transcriptional regulator TbsP, producing the protein MTSNLLNHQIDDILESVLEDTSGDIYMVNPSRDAIEEFVSVATGFDGELPSVHMLADERTLKDVMDDFIVASNAADLISEGALSLRTLEEAPENSLVVSEDRVVAIVHAGDRVGGLITDDESFVADTYDTYADRWADAADFNLRTPPITDVRETLADEISPAAEEDFTAILNSLETARGDGDGLDEVTISLLVAAKNEALLYDISKWGEDVGIASKATFSRTKTKLEDMGLIDTEKVPIDVGRPRLRLKIGDDRLNEADNGQLATVAQSILN; encoded by the coding sequence ATGACCTCGAATTTACTCAACCACCAGATTGACGATATTCTCGAGTCCGTTCTCGAGGATACGAGCGGCGACATCTACATGGTCAACCCGTCTCGAGACGCCATCGAAGAGTTCGTTTCGGTCGCGACCGGATTCGACGGCGAGCTGCCGTCGGTCCACATGCTCGCCGACGAACGGACGCTGAAAGACGTCATGGACGACTTCATCGTCGCCTCGAACGCGGCGGACCTCATCAGCGAGGGCGCACTCTCCCTGCGAACGCTCGAGGAGGCACCCGAAAACTCGCTGGTCGTCAGCGAGGACCGCGTCGTCGCCATCGTCCACGCCGGCGACCGCGTCGGCGGGCTCATCACGGACGACGAGAGCTTCGTCGCGGACACCTACGACACCTACGCCGACCGCTGGGCGGACGCCGCCGATTTCAACCTGCGCACGCCCCCGATCACGGACGTTCGCGAAACGCTCGCCGACGAGATCAGCCCCGCCGCCGAGGAGGACTTCACCGCTATCCTCAACTCCCTCGAGACCGCTCGCGGCGACGGCGACGGCCTCGACGAGGTCACCATCTCGCTGCTCGTGGCCGCCAAGAACGAGGCCCTGCTCTACGATATCAGCAAGTGGGGCGAGGACGTGGGGATCGCCTCGAAAGCCACCTTCAGCCGGACGAAGACCAAACTCGAGGACATGGGCCTGATCGACACCGAGAAGGTCCCGATCGACGTCGGGCGGCCGCGCCTGCGTCTCAAGATCGGCGACGACCGGCTCAACGAGGCCGACAACGGCCAACTCGCGACCGTGGCCCAATCCATCCTTAACTAA
- a CDS encoding RNase P subunit p30 family protein: MYEAVHAHPDGQSTVARFAKTAADYGFEGVVVRNHDGARAAYDPDEIRDEYGIDVVEGVEIRADDPQQASGSVGNFRTSHTVVGIHGGTTALNRFAVEQAKVDVLAHPMTGNGDFNHVLAKAAVENGVCIEFNFGGVLRQSGGRRVRILQSLRKLREIVDHYDAPYVVSADPTSHLELRSPRELKALSEEIGFSAEFVEDGLAEWGRVAERNRHVQSESFIEPGVERGRYEEES, from the coding sequence ATGTACGAGGCCGTCCACGCCCATCCCGACGGACAGAGCACGGTCGCCAGGTTCGCGAAGACGGCGGCCGACTACGGGTTCGAGGGTGTGGTCGTCCGCAATCACGACGGCGCTCGAGCGGCGTACGATCCCGACGAAATTCGCGACGAGTACGGGATCGATGTTGTGGAGGGCGTCGAGATTCGGGCCGACGATCCACAGCAGGCCAGCGGGTCGGTTGGGAACTTCCGAACGTCTCACACGGTTGTCGGGATACACGGCGGGACGACGGCGCTGAACCGCTTCGCCGTCGAACAGGCGAAAGTGGACGTGCTCGCCCATCCGATGACCGGCAACGGGGATTTCAACCACGTCTTGGCGAAAGCCGCCGTCGAGAACGGCGTTTGCATCGAGTTCAATTTCGGTGGGGTACTCCGACAGAGCGGCGGCCGCCGCGTCCGAATTCTGCAGTCGCTGCGGAAACTCAGAGAGATCGTCGATCACTACGATGCCCCCTACGTCGTCAGCGCCGACCCGACCTCCCACCTCGAGTTGCGGTCGCCCCGCGAACTCAAAGCCCTCAGCGAGGAGATCGGGTTCTCCGCCGAGTTCGTCGAAGACGGCCTCGCGGAGTGGGGGCGGGTGGCCGAACGCAACCGGCACGTCCAGTCCGAGTCGTTCATTGAGCCGGGGGTCGAACGTGGCAGGTATGAAGAAGAGTCTTGA
- a CDS encoding class I SAM-dependent methyltransferase has translation MKKSLEEHAARFNEKAGEYDESKSEEYHACANLVVEHAAPESDDIVLDLATGTGAIALALAPDAKRVVGRDISEEMMAEAEEKADDEGLENLAFDRGTFREPNYDGQVDMVTSNFALHHLSDEEKQEAIAVIADLEPRRFVLGDVMFFGEPDPEEPFYSPEVDDPATVGVLADAFTDAGFSLTAVERVHDQVGVLVAERSPTAAEPATE, from the coding sequence ATGAAGAAGAGTCTTGAGGAACACGCCGCCCGATTCAACGAGAAAGCCGGCGAGTACGACGAGTCGAAGTCCGAGGAGTACCACGCCTGTGCGAACCTCGTGGTCGAACACGCCGCTCCCGAAAGCGACGACATCGTCCTCGATCTCGCCACCGGAACCGGTGCGATCGCGCTCGCGCTGGCCCCCGACGCGAAGCGGGTCGTCGGCCGCGACATCAGCGAGGAGATGATGGCCGAAGCCGAGGAGAAGGCCGACGACGAAGGCCTCGAGAACCTCGCGTTCGACCGCGGAACCTTCCGCGAGCCGAACTACGACGGGCAGGTCGACATGGTCACCTCGAACTTCGCCCTGCACCACCTCTCGGACGAGGAAAAGCAAGAGGCGATCGCGGTCATCGCCGACCTCGAGCCCCGGCGGTTCGTGCTGGGGGACGTGATGTTCTTCGGTGAGCCCGACCCCGAGGAGCCGTTCTACTCCCCGGAGGTCGACGATCCGGCGACGGTCGGCGTGCTCGCCGACGCCTTTACCGACGCGGGCTTTTCGCTGACGGCGGTCGAGCGCGTCCACGATCAGGTGGGCGTACTGGTCGCCGAGCGGAGTCCGACCGCGGCCGAGCCGGCGACCGAGTAA
- a CDS encoding Rpp14/Pop5 family protein, with protein MKHLPKHLRPRWRYLAVELETWPDERLGRRSFQRELWYAGQNLLGDPGSADADLSVVRFRFSDGTGDAVVKVRRGETESARAALACIDEIDGAPVGIRVSGISGTIRAAEENYLGRDGQDSEERNVVFGNEERVAVLRDDVGDVRLDEAFVGATDLDYHLV; from the coding sequence ATGAAACACCTCCCAAAACACCTCCGGCCGCGCTGGCGATACCTCGCCGTGGAACTCGAGACGTGGCCCGACGAGCGGCTCGGCAGGCGGTCGTTCCAGCGCGAGCTGTGGTACGCGGGCCAGAACCTGCTGGGCGATCCGGGCAGTGCCGACGCCGATCTCAGCGTCGTCAGGTTCCGGTTTTCCGACGGAACGGGGGATGCGGTCGTCAAAGTCCGCCGCGGAGAGACCGAATCGGCTCGAGCGGCACTGGCCTGTATCGACGAGATAGACGGCGCTCCCGTCGGGATTCGGGTCAGCGGTATCAGTGGCACGATCCGGGCGGCTGAAGAAAACTATTTAGGACGGGACGGGCAAGATTCCGAAGAGAGAAACGTCGTGTTCGGGAACGAGGAGCGAGTCGCCGTCCTGCGGGACGACGTTGGGGACGTGCGACTCGATGAGGCGTTCGTGGGCGCGACAGACCTCGATTACCATTTAGTGTGA
- the psmA gene encoding archaeal proteasome endopeptidase complex subunit alpha, whose protein sequence is MQGQQQQQAYDRGITIFSPDGRLYQVEYAREAVKRGTASIGVRTNDGVVLAVDKRVPSPLLEDSSVEKIHKADDHVGIASAGHVADARQLIDFARRQTQVNQLRYGEPIGVETLTKEVTDHIQQYTQVGGARPFGVALIVGGIQNGEPRLFETDPSGTPYEWKALAVGSDRGELQTYLEENYDDEADLDGGIRLALDALASVNDGSLLPNEVGLATVDVETESFEQFDQDRIADYLEENDVLDDGEDEPEDDEPAE, encoded by the coding sequence ATGCAGGGACAACAACAACAGCAGGCGTACGACCGCGGCATCACGATCTTCTCGCCCGACGGCCGACTCTACCAGGTCGAGTACGCTCGCGAGGCGGTCAAGCGAGGCACGGCGAGTATCGGTGTCCGAACGAACGACGGCGTCGTCCTCGCCGTCGACAAACGAGTCCCCTCCCCGCTGCTCGAGGACTCGAGCGTCGAGAAGATTCACAAGGCCGACGACCACGTCGGCATCGCCAGCGCGGGCCACGTCGCCGACGCCCGCCAGCTGATCGACTTCGCCCGCCGCCAGACGCAGGTCAACCAGCTGCGCTACGGCGAGCCCATCGGCGTCGAGACGTTGACGAAGGAAGTCACCGACCACATCCAGCAGTACACGCAGGTCGGCGGTGCCCGACCGTTCGGCGTCGCGCTGATCGTCGGCGGCATCCAGAACGGCGAGCCGCGCCTGTTCGAGACCGACCCCTCCGGGACGCCCTACGAGTGGAAGGCACTCGCCGTCGGCTCCGACCGCGGCGAACTCCAGACCTACCTCGAGGAGAACTACGATGACGAGGCCGACTTAGACGGCGGCATCCGACTCGCACTCGACGCGCTCGCGTCGGTCAACGACGGCTCCCTGCTCCCCAACGAAGTGGGGCTGGCAACCGTCGACGTCGAAACCGAGTCCTTCGAGCAGTTCGATCAGGACCGGATCGCCGACTACCTCGAGGAGAACGACGTCCTCGACGACGGCGAGGACGAGCCCGAAGACGACGAACCCGCCGAGTAA
- a CDS encoding ribosome assembly factor SBDS codes for MISLDEAVTARLESHGARFEVLVDPDAALEIKRDEFDGDLEDVIAAEDVFEDASRGDRPAEADLEKVFDTTEPLEIIPEVIKQGEIQITADQRREMQEQKRKQLIDTITRNAVNPQMDNAPHPPERIENALEEAGFTVDPMEPVQEQVDDALDALRPIIPIRFEEVTVAVNVPADHAGSAQAKIRQFGDLEREEWQSDGSWIGVLTFPAGLQNDFYDTVNEHTSGEAETEIVKDKDDLRTR; via the coding sequence ATGATTTCGCTTGACGAGGCAGTGACGGCGCGACTCGAGTCACACGGGGCGCGCTTCGAAGTGTTAGTCGATCCCGACGCGGCACTCGAGATCAAACGCGACGAGTTCGATGGCGACCTCGAGGACGTAATCGCCGCCGAGGACGTCTTCGAGGACGCCTCGCGGGGTGACCGGCCCGCGGAGGCCGACCTCGAGAAGGTCTTCGATACCACGGAGCCACTCGAGATCATCCCCGAAGTGATCAAGCAGGGGGAGATCCAGATCACGGCCGATCAGCGCCGCGAGATGCAAGAACAGAAGCGCAAGCAGTTGATCGACACGATCACGCGCAACGCGGTCAACCCGCAGATGGACAACGCGCCCCATCCGCCGGAACGGATCGAGAACGCCCTGGAGGAGGCCGGGTTCACCGTCGATCCGATGGAACCGGTCCAAGAGCAGGTCGACGACGCGCTCGACGCCTTGCGGCCGATCATTCCGATCCGGTTCGAGGAGGTCACCGTCGCCGTCAACGTCCCCGCCGACCACGCGGGCAGCGCGCAGGCGAAGATCCGCCAGTTCGGCGACTTAGAGCGCGAGGAGTGGCAGAGCGACGGCTCGTGGATCGGCGTCCTCACGTTCCCGGCAGGGCTCCAAAACGACTTCTACGACACGGTCAACGAACACACGAGCGGCGAGGCGGAGACGGAAATCGTCAAAGACAAAGACGACCTGCGCACGCGGTAA
- a CDS encoding FUN14 domain-containing protein, with protein MIDLDPTTLGLEFGGGAVVGGLIGFAAKKIAKLLAIIVGVQLMAFRYLESQGIVIVDWNRLSAGILKTQERAQGAADIHWLQSMISTLSIGAGFTSGFLIGFHRG; from the coding sequence ATGATAGATCTCGATCCGACGACCCTCGGCCTCGAGTTCGGGGGCGGCGCGGTCGTCGGCGGCCTCATCGGGTTCGCCGCGAAGAAGATCGCGAAGCTGCTGGCGATCATCGTCGGCGTCCAACTGATGGCCTTTCGCTACCTCGAGTCACAGGGGATCGTTATCGTCGACTGGAACCGGCTCTCGGCCGGGATTTTGAAGACCCAAGAGCGGGCGCAGGGGGCGGCGGACATCCACTGGCTCCAGTCGATGATCTCGACGCTGTCGATCGGCGCGGGCTTTACCAGCGGCTTCCTGATCGGATTTCATCGCGGATAG
- the hflX gene encoding GTPase HflX gives MNTIIVKRVDSGTADTSEIRDLARAAGYTVVGEVTQSRRADPALQIGEGKAEELADLAAATDATTVIFDNRLGPYQTYNLGQLLPEGVEVIDRFTLILEIFGQRAQTRKAQLQVELAELRYELPRAEAKTSLAKREEHPGFMGLGEYDESRERDIKDQISRIKDELERIEQTEQHRRERRRDSGFDLVALAGYTNAGKSTLLRQLATDLEVEENEDLHRDLDPTAESQDKLFTTLGTTTRRAAIDRRDVLVTDTVGFISDLPHWLVESFKSTLDSVYRADLVLLVVDVSEPVDEIHEKLVTSHDTLYERNEAPIVTVLNKIDQVSDEELAEKRDALSSLAPNPITVSAKEGLNVDGLLERIDQELPDWEEERLLLPMTDDTMSVISWIHDNAHVDDVTYGDEDVTVSFEARPAVISQARSRASELRTAAAESA, from the coding sequence ATGAACACGATCATCGTCAAGCGCGTCGATTCCGGCACCGCCGATACGAGCGAGATTCGCGATCTGGCCCGCGCGGCGGGATACACCGTCGTCGGCGAGGTCACGCAGTCCAGACGGGCCGATCCGGCCCTCCAGATCGGCGAGGGGAAAGCCGAGGAACTGGCCGACTTAGCCGCGGCAACCGACGCCACGACCGTCATCTTCGACAACCGGCTCGGCCCCTACCAGACGTACAACCTCGGACAGCTCCTGCCGGAGGGCGTCGAGGTCATTGATCGATTCACGCTGATCCTCGAGATCTTCGGGCAGCGCGCCCAGACGCGCAAGGCCCAGCTCCAGGTCGAGTTGGCCGAACTCCGCTACGAACTCCCCCGAGCCGAGGCGAAGACGAGCCTCGCCAAGCGGGAGGAACACCCCGGCTTCATGGGGCTGGGCGAGTACGACGAGAGCCGCGAGCGGGACATCAAAGACCAGATCAGCCGGATCAAAGACGAGCTCGAGCGGATCGAGCAGACCGAACAACACCGGCGGGAGCGCCGACGGGATTCCGGCTTCGATCTGGTCGCGCTCGCCGGTTACACGAACGCCGGCAAATCGACGCTGCTGCGCCAGCTCGCGACCGACCTCGAGGTCGAGGAAAACGAGGATCTCCACCGGGATCTGGATCCGACGGCCGAGTCACAGGACAAGCTGTTCACGACGCTGGGGACGACGACCCGGCGCGCGGCGATCGACCGCCGGGACGTGCTGGTGACCGACACCGTCGGCTTTATCAGCGATCTCCCCCACTGGCTGGTCGAGTCGTTCAAGTCGACGCTGGACTCGGTCTACCGGGCGGATCTGGTCTTGCTGGTCGTCGACGTGAGCGAGCCCGTCGACGAAATCCACGAGAAGCTGGTCACCTCCCACGACACCCTCTACGAGCGCAACGAGGCCCCGATCGTGACCGTGCTGAACAAGATCGATCAGGTGAGCGACGAGGAACTCGCGGAGAAACGCGACGCGCTCTCGTCGCTCGCGCCGAACCCCATCACCGTCAGCGCCAAAGAGGGACTCAACGTCGACGGCCTGCTCGAGCGGATCGATCAGGAACTGCCCGACTGGGAGGAAGAGCGGCTGCTGTTGCCGATGACCGACGACACGATGAGCGTGATCTCGTGGATTCACGACAACGCACACGTCGACGACGTCACCTACGGCGACGAGGACGTTACCGTCTCCTTCGAGGCCCGGCCCGCGGTGATCTCGCAGGCGCGCTCCCGTGCGAGCGAGTTGCGGACGGCCGCGGCGGAATCAGCGTAA
- a CDS encoding thiolase family protein: MERVAIIGASMTQFGQREGEWIQDLLAEAGIECLEDAGVEANAVEHLYVSNMASGEFEGQTGVPNALAHDLDAMPAYTQRVDQTSSSGGAGIYAAWQSVASGASDMTLLVGGEKMTHKTTGEATDVIASLTHPAEYKHGVTLPSFAGLTARHYLERFDAPRESLGKVAVKNHENGVDNPHAQFQKEVDLETVLESPIVADPLRLYDFCPITDGSAALMLCPESVAEEYADEYAVISGIDGATDTHVVHEREDPTVMGGVVESGRGAYEMSNTKPEDIDVAELHDMFTILEFLQMEGLGFAEQGEAWKLVEEGYTERDTGELPINTSGGLKSKGHPLGASGVAQGVEIYEQLVGEAGPRQVDADVGLCCNVGGFGNCVITTIMEAAQ; this comes from the coding sequence ATGGAACGTGTTGCAATCATCGGTGCCTCGATGACACAGTTCGGGCAACGCGAGGGGGAGTGGATCCAGGACCTCCTCGCGGAGGCCGGGATCGAGTGTCTCGAGGACGCGGGCGTCGAGGCCAACGCTGTCGAGCACCTATACGTGTCGAACATGGCGAGCGGTGAGTTCGAGGGACAGACGGGCGTCCCCAACGCCTTGGCACACGACCTCGACGCGATGCCGGCGTACACGCAACGGGTCGACCAGACGAGTTCGAGTGGCGGCGCGGGCATCTACGCCGCGTGGCAGTCGGTCGCCAGCGGGGCCAGCGACATGACCCTGCTCGTCGGCGGCGAGAAGATGACCCACAAGACGACCGGGGAGGCCACCGACGTTATCGCGTCGCTGACCCACCCCGCGGAGTACAAACACGGCGTCACGCTGCCGTCCTTTGCGGGGCTGACGGCACGGCACTACTTAGAGCGGTTCGACGCGCCCCGGGAGAGCCTCGGCAAGGTCGCGGTCAAGAACCACGAGAACGGCGTCGACAATCCACACGCCCAGTTCCAGAAGGAAGTCGACCTCGAGACGGTCCTCGAGTCGCCGATCGTGGCCGATCCGCTGCGACTGTACGACTTCTGTCCGATCACGGACGGCTCGGCGGCGCTGATGCTCTGTCCCGAGTCGGTGGCCGAGGAATACGCCGACGAGTACGCCGTCATCTCGGGCATCGACGGCGCGACGGACACCCACGTCGTCCACGAGCGCGAGGACCCGACCGTGATGGGCGGCGTCGTCGAGAGCGGTCGCGGGGCCTACGAGATGAGCAACACCAAACCAGAGGACATCGACGTGGCCGAACTCCACGACATGTTCACCATCCTCGAGTTCCTGCAGATGGAGGGGCTCGGCTTCGCCGAGCAGGGCGAGGCATGGAAACTCGTCGAGGAGGGCTACACCGAGCGAGACACCGGCGAGTTGCCGATCAACACCTCGGGCGGGCTCAAATCGAAGGGCCACCCGCTCGGTGCCAGCGGCGTGGCACAGGGCGTCGAGATCTACGAACAACTCGTCGGCGAGGCCGGTCCCCGACAGGTCGACGCGGACGTGGGGCTGTGCTGTAACGTCGGCGGCTTCGGCAACTGCGTGATTACGACGATCATGGAGGCAGCACAATGA
- a CDS encoding nucleic acid-binding protein: MTMEATRYDDGSITYPGHPRGPGGAEPVETIDLSEYTAEVVTWTTSTATPPGVREPNHLAIVEFDVEGETVRAIGQATTDDLETGDEVQPVYAEELREPGAGIREPESQDWDGYRFEPV; this comes from the coding sequence ATGACGATGGAAGCGACGCGCTACGACGACGGATCGATCACCTACCCCGGCCACCCGCGCGGGCCCGGCGGCGCGGAGCCGGTCGAAACGATCGACCTCAGCGAGTACACCGCCGAGGTCGTAACGTGGACGACGAGCACCGCGACGCCGCCGGGCGTCCGCGAACCCAACCACCTCGCGATCGTCGAGTTCGACGTGGAGGGTGAGACGGTCCGTGCGATCGGCCAGGCGACGACTGACGACCTCGAGACGGGCGACGAAGTGCAGCCGGTCTACGCCGAGGAACTCCGCGAACCCGGGGCTGGCATCAGAGAGCCCGAGAGTCAGGACTGGGACGGCTACCGGTTCGAGCCGGTCTAA
- a CDS encoding AAA family ATPase — protein sequence MVEASTELLGGAAVTVFLALLFFGVVVLWDVALALRSVGDKIDKLEDNIDDDLTDIAHSLDGMSNGPGGGGGTQLHLSGGTISSGPGANQPQQAQQAQQGGQQQAMGPQQADARRQDAPNAGPQPASHPQYQQRSEAARREPESEAEPAAADPAEADEDIDETGDESAQSGDGEHAEPEDEWPDEEPAAEASDAEDEPPEHPHAERNRGRFITSPDRTAWYATPLDREAIDAARPTIAGALPDGSESEPDDSAVIAAGPGDESEAAASDEDDAVATPMPGAATTPTDEGSDESEDADDGDDAPADSASDDPTADAEAESAVESSDEVVASDDADSLEEADESDGEDADGTESDGSDAEVENEDGDETDADTGLEGDESADTTVDEIPQSTEEIDVLSFDDGTEDESDSGSAAPAEDGADGEDENETGGEDGSGDEDAHADVPDLVDDSSETELSAAESDAGADADNESDAQTAEDEPGPDTVDGESEADDAEDPPVDALSGFEFDDEEFEPEEEDVTVEEAVDTMNEDAPAPELSSHQFDVTAEETDDGSAVLTFEFDAETVDITGSTERLLQYQMRSFADQASTPDGDVTIGRNRIVIEIPDSDGAAIQQWGEAAVSIIDRTLYLSDNSN from the coding sequence ATGGTCGAAGCTAGTACTGAGCTTCTCGGTGGAGCCGCCGTTACCGTTTTCCTCGCGCTCTTGTTCTTTGGCGTCGTCGTCCTCTGGGACGTGGCCCTCGCTCTGCGAAGCGTCGGCGACAAGATCGACAAACTCGAGGACAATATCGACGACGATCTGACGGATATCGCCCACAGCTTAGATGGAATGTCGAACGGCCCCGGCGGCGGTGGCGGGACGCAACTCCACCTGAGCGGCGGGACGATCAGTTCCGGTCCGGGCGCGAATCAGCCCCAGCAGGCACAGCAGGCCCAACAGGGGGGACAGCAACAGGCGATGGGGCCACAACAGGCCGATGCCCGTCGACAGGATGCGCCAAACGCCGGGCCACAGCCTGCGTCCCATCCCCAGTATCAACAGCGGTCGGAAGCGGCCCGGCGGGAACCCGAATCGGAGGCGGAGCCGGCCGCGGCCGACCCGGCGGAAGCGGACGAGGATATCGACGAAACCGGTGACGAGAGCGCCCAGTCGGGCGACGGCGAGCACGCCGAACCGGAGGACGAGTGGCCAGACGAAGAGCCGGCGGCCGAGGCGTCCGACGCCGAGGACGAACCGCCCGAGCACCCACACGCCGAACGCAATCGCGGCCGGTTCATCACCTCGCCCGATCGAACGGCGTGGTACGCCACGCCGCTGGACCGCGAGGCGATCGACGCGGCCCGCCCGACGATCGCCGGCGCGCTCCCGGACGGCTCAGAATCGGAACCCGACGACTCGGCGGTGATCGCCGCGGGTCCGGGCGACGAGAGCGAAGCGGCTGCGAGCGACGAGGACGATGCCGTGGCGACGCCGATGCCGGGCGCGGCGACGACGCCAACTGACGAGGGTTCCGACGAGAGCGAGGACGCCGATGACGGCGACGACGCGCCCGCCGACTCGGCTTCCGACGACCCGACGGCTGACGCGGAAGCCGAGTCCGCAGTCGAATCCTCCGACGAAGTGGTCGCCTCGGACGACGCTGACTCGCTCGAGGAAGCCGACGAAAGCGACGGCGAAGACGCCGACGGAACCGAGTCCGACGGAAGCGACGCCGAGGTCGAGAACGAGGACGGGGACGAAACCGACGCCGACACCGGTCTCGAGGGAGACGAGTCGGCAGACACGACCGTCGACGAAATCCCGCAATCGACCGAGGAGATCGACGTGTTGTCGTTCGACGACGGAACGGAGGACGAATCCGATTCCGGATCGGCCGCCCCCGCCGAGGATGGGGCCGATGGCGAGGACGAGAACGAAACCGGTGGTGAGGACGGCTCCGGTGACGAGGACGCGCACGCAGATGTTCCCGACCTCGTCGACGACTCGAGCGAAACTGAACTTTCGGCCGCCGAGTCCGACGCCGGAGCCGATGCGGACAACGAGTCCGACGCCCAGACGGCCGAGGACGAACCCGGACCCGATACCGTTGACGGCGAATCCGAGGCCGACGACGCCGAGGACCCGCCCGTGGACGCGCTCTCCGGGTTCGAGTTCGACGATGAGGAGTTCGAACCAGAGGAGGAAGACGTGACCGTCGAGGAGGCCGTCGACACGATGAACGAGGACGCGCCGGCACCGGAACTCTCGAGCCACCAGTTCGACGTCACGGCCGAGGAGACCGACGACGGAAGCGCGGTACTGACCTTCGAGTTCGACGCCGAGACGGTCGATATCACCGGGTCGACGGAACGGCTGCTCCAGTATCAGATGCGGAGCTTCGCGGATCAGGCGTCGACGCCGGACGGCGACGTGACCATCGGTCGGAACCGGATCGTTATCGAGATTCCCGACTCGGACGGGGCCGCGATTCAGCAGTGGGGCGAAGCCGCCGTCAGCATCATCGATCGAACGCTGTATCTCTCCGACAACAGCAACTGA
- a CDS encoding ribonuclease H-like domain-containing protein produces the protein MRIENSFIPVHGVGETTERRLWENGITHWDEFDGSVVGATLSDRIETFIDEGRTHLDRGDVSLFAEALPAASRWRCYENVRDETCFLDIETTGLDAACNDVTTVSLHRGGETKTFVKGRDLTSERLERELDDAALLATFNGQRFDVPFLETCFDVDVDAPHVDLMYPCKKLGLDGGLKAIERDLGIDRDMLDISGRDAVRLWHEYEAGDESSLETLIEYNRADTRNMEPLMEIITDRLHENVFEAAMAGD, from the coding sequence GTGCGAATCGAGAACAGTTTCATTCCCGTTCACGGGGTCGGAGAAACCACCGAACGACGCCTGTGGGAGAACGGTATCACCCACTGGGACGAGTTCGACGGCAGCGTCGTCGGCGCGACGCTTTCCGACCGCATCGAGACGTTCATCGACGAGGGCCGGACCCACTTGGACCGGGGGGACGTGTCCCTCTTCGCGGAGGCGCTGCCGGCCGCGAGCCGCTGGCGGTGTTACGAGAACGTCCGCGACGAGACGTGTTTCCTGGACATCGAGACCACCGGACTCGACGCCGCCTGTAACGATGTGACGACCGTTAGCCTCCACCGCGGCGGTGAGACGAAGACCTTCGTCAAAGGACGCGACCTCACGAGCGAGCGCCTCGAGCGAGAACTCGACGACGCGGCGCTGCTCGCCACGTTCAACGGCCAGCGGTTCGACGTTCCCTTCCTCGAGACGTGTTTCGACGTCGACGTCGACGCTCCCCACGTGGATCTGATGTACCCCTGTAAGAAGCTCGGGCTCGACGGCGGGCTGAAGGCGATCGAACGCGATCTCGGCATCGACCGGGACATGCTGGACATCAGCGGCCGCGACGCCGTCCGCCTCTGGCACGAGTACGAAGCCGGCGACGAGAGTTCACTCGAGACGCTCATCGAGTACAACCGCGCGGACACCCGGAACATGGAGCCACTGATGGAGATCATCACGGACCGGCTCCACGAGAACGTGTTCGAAGCGGCGATGGCCGGCGACTGA
- a CDS encoding HalOD1 output domain-containing protein produces MLLSVDRSEASAEQSISFDVIAAVAEREGIDPVDLEPPEYDALYDVINPEALDALFATRENGRNRPTGRVEFPFCGYHVVVTSDGDVDVSPLE; encoded by the coding sequence ATGCTACTCTCAGTCGATCGGTCGGAAGCCTCAGCCGAGCAGTCTATCAGTTTCGACGTTATCGCTGCCGTCGCCGAACGGGAAGGAATCGACCCCGTGGACCTCGAACCCCCAGAATACGACGCTCTGTACGATGTCATCAATCCGGAGGCGCTCGACGCGCTCTTTGCGACCCGCGAGAACGGCCGAAATCGGCCGACTGGCCGCGTCGAATTCCCGTTCTGTGGCTATCACGTCGTCGTCACGAGCGACGGCGACGTCGACGTTTCTCCGCTCGAGTAA